One Lacipirellulaceae bacterium DNA window includes the following coding sequences:
- a CDS encoding serine/threonine-protein kinase: MSATVSTDRNLLFGILAVQTDFISESDLIAAMNSWMLDKQRPLDEHLVESGALDPATHSVIDALVSKHVEQHSGDTAKSLAAMRATASLQYDLAALDDRDIHASLGHLAPAPQKADTHATVAAPKKQAEGEDLRYAVLRPHAAGGLGQVSVARDAELNREVALKELLDRHADDKNSRSRFLQEAEITGGLEHPGVVPIYGLGQYADGRPYYAMRFIRGDSLRQWIERFHESPDKVWTRDTDDLQLRRLLTRLIDVCNAIEYAHSRGVLHRDIKPSNIMLGQYGETLVVDWGLAKAIGASATDSTADDLIGPALPETVIQPQSGSGSAPTQMGSAIGTPAFMSPEQAAGRLDELGPASDVFSLGATLFMLLTGRPPQDGKDVGEVLMRVQRGLFSKPRALNSAIPRGLEAICLKAMQLSPEDRYAAARQMGEDIEAWLADEPLVALPESVFSRGRRWVKKHRTLVSTAVATLVVALGVSAGGVYFLSQANQRERAAKESAVAAKEEVDRQSKRVEKLLTLSKDSLKNYQELSQADELLSFPMRDFRGELQESAINYYQALSQVAAESESERADRAEAYFQLAATYYEMGDIEKAAEAYDTARKRYRELAEEFPENLDYQYNHAATEIDYADMLVFSQRGPEAEQLLKNGLKRVSALAEKQPKNGEYQRGYAYALASESERLRTVGKLAEASEKLTQATQVLRRYREVAPEEETQENQLRLGRVLLQHAAIQSNGQWKFDASLDKYAEAEQLLRPLYESDDYFASGGYHLATVKLQQGEVLYHQGRGNDAVDRIIEGRDIILDVDSYYPDVPDYYRLYIDLQIQFGELKIGVPRRAARDLGLEAIEEGVDLTQTLLDEMDSQPDDLLRMAMLQKTAGQLHTALEQHEQAEQSYTSAMESLARFDEKQSVEQSVQPSIDSLYAKGDALYAVAEAYTEIHRTEEALALLDQSQEVFENLLQRAPGLGVAYHQLGQIRIERAQCYLDQLHYADAMIELDVVAAHAVEISKVPDSKEMSDGYQIVSNAAKALRLVASRAIWTTFDNLLLKHRYEEFFDQLTKYAGYDKREANKYRLATVLANGIAKLKADDKLAPDKQTQLVEQHATQAVTWLSELWEQGYIKSKKSRFGALISSKPALEDIEEGQAFKALQGREDYQQLIKRIAEGKGGDK; the protein is encoded by the coding sequence ATGTCCGCCACTGTTTCCACTGACCGCAACTTGCTCTTCGGCATTCTCGCCGTTCAGACGGATTTCATTTCTGAAAGCGACCTCATCGCGGCAATGAACTCATGGATGCTCGATAAGCAGCGTCCGTTGGACGAGCACCTTGTTGAGAGCGGAGCCCTCGACCCGGCGACTCACTCCGTCATCGATGCTTTGGTCAGCAAGCACGTCGAGCAGCATTCCGGTGACACGGCCAAAAGCCTTGCCGCCATGCGCGCGACTGCCTCCTTGCAGTACGATCTGGCCGCGCTCGACGACCGGGACATCCACGCCAGTCTTGGCCACTTGGCACCAGCACCTCAGAAGGCTGACACGCACGCCACGGTGGCGGCTCCGAAAAAGCAAGCTGAGGGTGAAGATCTTCGTTACGCCGTGCTTCGTCCACACGCCGCCGGCGGTTTGGGGCAGGTGTCCGTCGCACGTGATGCGGAGCTGAATCGTGAAGTCGCCCTCAAGGAGTTGCTCGATCGCCATGCCGACGACAAGAATAGTCGATCGCGTTTTCTCCAAGAAGCAGAGATCACGGGTGGGCTCGAACACCCGGGCGTCGTGCCGATCTATGGGCTCGGGCAGTATGCCGACGGTAGGCCGTATTACGCAATGCGATTCATCCGCGGCGATAGCTTGCGTCAGTGGATTGAGCGTTTCCACGAAAGCCCCGACAAAGTGTGGACTCGCGACACCGACGATCTGCAATTACGCCGCTTGCTAACCCGCTTGATCGACGTCTGCAATGCCATCGAATACGCCCACAGCCGGGGTGTTTTGCATCGTGACATCAAACCGAGCAACATCATGCTGGGGCAGTATGGTGAAACCCTGGTGGTCGACTGGGGATTGGCCAAAGCGATTGGTGCCTCTGCGACGGATTCGACGGCTGACGATCTTATCGGTCCAGCTTTGCCAGAAACCGTGATCCAACCTCAGTCAGGTTCTGGTTCTGCGCCCACACAGATGGGCTCGGCGATTGGTACGCCCGCCTTTATGAGCCCCGAACAAGCTGCGGGCCGCCTCGACGAGCTCGGCCCTGCGAGCGACGTATTCAGTCTGGGGGCGACTCTTTTCATGTTGCTTACCGGAAGACCGCCGCAGGACGGAAAAGACGTGGGAGAGGTGCTGATGCGGGTGCAGCGAGGATTGTTCTCCAAACCGCGTGCGTTGAATTCGGCAATCCCGCGCGGGCTCGAGGCCATTTGCTTGAAGGCCATGCAGCTGAGTCCCGAGGATCGGTATGCGGCAGCTCGTCAAATGGGAGAAGACATCGAAGCCTGGCTCGCAGACGAACCTCTGGTTGCACTACCTGAGTCTGTTTTCTCCAGGGGACGCCGTTGGGTAAAAAAACATCGCACACTCGTTAGCACTGCGGTGGCGACTTTGGTCGTTGCGCTCGGGGTTTCGGCTGGCGGCGTTTACTTTCTCTCCCAAGCTAATCAGCGTGAACGTGCTGCCAAGGAATCCGCCGTAGCCGCCAAGGAAGAAGTGGATCGCCAAAGCAAGCGGGTCGAAAAGCTGTTGACGCTCTCGAAGGACTCGCTGAAAAACTATCAGGAACTTAGCCAAGCGGATGAGCTACTAAGTTTTCCCATGCGCGATTTTCGTGGCGAGTTGCAAGAGTCTGCCATCAACTACTACCAGGCGCTCTCCCAAGTTGCGGCAGAGAGTGAATCGGAGCGAGCCGACCGAGCTGAAGCCTACTTCCAGTTGGCGGCAACGTACTACGAGATGGGGGATATCGAGAAAGCGGCAGAGGCTTACGACACGGCGAGGAAGCGTTATCGCGAGTTGGCTGAAGAATTTCCGGAGAATCTCGACTATCAATACAATCATGCAGCTACTGAGATTGACTACGCTGACATGCTCGTCTTCAGTCAGCGGGGGCCAGAAGCTGAGCAGTTGCTGAAGAACGGCCTGAAACGCGTTTCTGCCTTAGCGGAGAAGCAACCCAAAAATGGTGAGTATCAACGCGGATACGCCTACGCCTTAGCAAGCGAATCAGAACGATTGCGAACGGTTGGGAAGCTCGCGGAAGCCTCGGAGAAACTCACCCAAGCGACGCAGGTGTTGCGCCGCTATCGAGAAGTCGCACCCGAGGAGGAGACACAAGAAAACCAGCTCCGATTGGGACGCGTTTTGCTCCAGCACGCGGCAATTCAAAGCAATGGACAGTGGAAATTCGATGCCTCACTCGATAAGTATGCCGAAGCGGAACAATTACTCAGGCCGCTCTACGAATCTGACGATTACTTTGCCAGCGGCGGTTATCACCTAGCAACGGTCAAATTGCAACAGGGTGAAGTCCTTTACCACCAAGGCCGGGGCAACGACGCCGTTGATCGCATTATCGAGGGACGCGACATCATACTGGACGTCGACAGTTACTATCCGGACGTGCCTGATTACTACCGACTCTATATCGATTTGCAAATCCAGTTTGGCGAACTGAAGATCGGAGTCCCAAGGAGAGCGGCTCGCGATCTTGGACTGGAAGCCATCGAGGAAGGCGTCGACCTCACACAAACGTTGCTCGATGAGATGGACTCGCAGCCAGATGACTTACTACGCATGGCGATGTTGCAAAAGACTGCAGGCCAACTCCACACAGCTCTTGAGCAACATGAGCAGGCAGAACAATCCTACACCAGCGCGATGGAGTCGCTTGCTCGGTTCGACGAGAAGCAGTCCGTCGAGCAGTCAGTGCAACCCTCGATTGATTCGCTCTATGCCAAAGGAGACGCGCTGTATGCCGTAGCCGAAGCCTACACGGAAATCCATCGAACGGAAGAAGCCCTTGCATTGCTTGATCAATCGCAAGAAGTCTTCGAAAACCTTTTGCAGCGCGCTCCCGGTCTGGGAGTAGCGTATCACCAGCTTGGGCAAATCCGAATTGAACGAGCCCAATGTTACCTTGACCAACTGCACTACGCAGACGCGATGATCGAGCTAGATGTCGTTGCAGCACATGCTGTCGAGATCAGCAAGGTGCCAGATTCCAAGGAGATGTCCGACGGCTACCAAATCGTTTCCAATGCCGCCAAGGCTCTCCGCTTAGTGGCCAGCCGAGCGATTTGGACGACCTTCGACAACTTACTTCTCAAGCATCGCTACGAAGAGTTTTTCGATCAGCTCACCAAGTATGCGGGTTACGACAAGCGAGAAGCGAACAAATACCGACTGGCGACTGTCTTGGCAAATGGCATCGCCAAGCTAAAGGCAGACGACAAACTCGCTCCTGACAAGCAGACGCAGCTCGTCGAACAGCATGCAACCCAAGCCGTTACTTGGCTGAGCGAGCTTTGGGAGCAGGGCTATATCAAGAGTAAGAAAAGCCGTTTTGGTGCCCTAATCT
- a CDS encoding adenylate/guanylate cyclase domain-containing protein has translation MSSIHSEPPDAASQLAPPVFVYHHRQRILATVLNTTLDIGRQREGEPDAAVRVDHTDGARVIVTPIDDVEVSRSHVALIPDGETSVTVKNLSGSLPVRISPHTTLQPGETAAAAIPVLVQFGEYAVRVDPPEDEDALDLEGLPERTVAPGKRASTAEVTLLTEGATLNEESLLRWLETVLGVFQSAANSRDFPEQAAQAVVRIVQLDTAAMIRFTEDRWFIEAMHSTDSEASDSTWAPSQTLLSKVRTEKRTFRHVPNMGSDTPRSLQDVTALVAAPILDGDGNVIGALYGDRRGTSSSGGVPDINPFEAKLVELLATGIAAGLARLKEEQAALAARVQFEQFFTPQLAEQLERDPNLLEGRDADVTVLFADIRGFSRISERLGPEKTMALIQDAMGSLSECVKAHDGVLVDYIGDELMAMWGAPVSQPNHATLACRAARQMGESLGEVSERWRTILGEDVEIGIGLNSGIARVGNTGSRHRLKYGPLGGVVNIASRVQGATKYLGADCLVTASTLESLPESLSARRLGRVSVVNIQEPIDLYQLVSHPPEDWKKRCDSHEQALTALEEENIDEAMARVNVLALDYPEDRAVASLARRVGEAARPGQHGNTSIWTLPGK, from the coding sequence GGGTGAACCCGACGCCGCTGTTCGAGTCGACCATACCGACGGAGCACGGGTTATCGTCACCCCGATCGACGACGTCGAGGTCTCGCGCTCGCACGTCGCTCTCATCCCTGATGGCGAAACCTCCGTCACCGTGAAGAATCTCAGCGGTTCCCTGCCTGTTCGTATCTCTCCCCACACGACACTGCAGCCGGGGGAAACCGCCGCCGCTGCGATTCCGGTGCTTGTGCAATTTGGCGAGTATGCGGTGCGCGTCGATCCGCCCGAGGACGAGGACGCACTCGACCTGGAAGGCTTGCCGGAACGCACCGTCGCCCCCGGTAAGCGTGCTTCGACTGCGGAAGTCACGTTGCTCACCGAAGGGGCGACCCTCAATGAAGAGTCGCTGCTTCGCTGGTTGGAGACTGTCCTCGGCGTCTTCCAGAGTGCCGCCAACTCGCGAGACTTTCCTGAGCAAGCGGCACAGGCAGTTGTCCGCATCGTACAGCTCGATACAGCCGCGATGATTCGCTTCACGGAGGACCGTTGGTTCATTGAGGCGATGCACTCGACCGATTCCGAAGCTTCCGATTCCACTTGGGCACCAAGTCAAACCTTGTTGTCGAAGGTGAGGACGGAAAAACGAACATTTCGTCATGTCCCCAACATGGGTTCGGATACTCCGCGCAGCTTGCAGGACGTAACGGCGTTGGTCGCAGCTCCTATCCTCGACGGAGATGGTAACGTCATTGGCGCTCTGTACGGAGACCGTCGCGGCACCTCATCGAGCGGCGGGGTTCCTGATATCAATCCGTTCGAAGCGAAGCTCGTCGAACTGCTGGCGACAGGCATTGCAGCAGGACTCGCTCGGCTAAAAGAGGAACAAGCCGCTCTAGCCGCCCGCGTGCAATTCGAGCAGTTCTTCACGCCGCAACTGGCTGAACAACTCGAGCGAGACCCTAATTTGCTTGAAGGTCGTGATGCTGATGTGACGGTACTCTTTGCGGACATTCGCGGCTTCAGTCGTATCAGCGAGCGACTAGGTCCCGAAAAAACAATGGCATTGATTCAGGACGCTATGGGTTCACTTAGCGAATGTGTCAAAGCTCACGACGGCGTACTCGTCGACTACATAGGCGACGAACTGATGGCCATGTGGGGCGCTCCCGTCTCACAGCCCAATCACGCCACGCTTGCCTGTCGAGCTGCGCGTCAGATGGGAGAGTCTCTAGGCGAGGTGAGTGAAAGGTGGCGCACAATCCTCGGAGAAGATGTTGAGATTGGGATTGGGCTAAACTCTGGTATTGCCCGGGTCGGCAATACGGGCTCACGTCATAGATTGAAGTACGGTCCGCTCGGTGGCGTGGTGAATATCGCCAGTCGAGTTCAGGGGGCGACGAAATACCTCGGCGCTGACTGTTTAGTGACCGCTTCAACGCTCGAATCACTCCCTGAGAGCCTCTCGGCACGTCGCTTAGGTCGAGTGAGCGTGGTGAACATCCAGGAGCCCATCGACCTGTACCAGCTCGTTTCTCATCCTCCGGAAGATTGGAAAAAGCGCTGCGATAGCCACGAGCAGGCGCTCACCGCTTTGGAAGAAGAGAACATCGATGAAGCCATGGCGAGAGTCAACGTCCTGGCGCTCGACTATCCCGAGGATCGTGCCGTGGCGTCTCTAGCACGCCGCGTTGGAGAAGCCGCCCGGCCTGGGCAGCATGGCAATACCAGTATCTGGACGTTGCCCGGCAAATAG